NNNNNNNNNNNNNNNNNNNNNNNNNNNNNNNNNNNNNNNNNNNNNNNNNNNNNNNNNNNNNNNNNNNNNNNNNNNNNNNNNNNNNNNNNNNNNNNNNNNNNNNNNNNNNNNNNNNNNNNNNNNNNNNNNNNNNNNNNNNNNNNNNNNNNNNNNNNNNNNNNNNNNNNNNNNNNNNNNNNNNNNNNNNNNNNNNNNNNNNNNNNNNNNNNNNNNNNNNNNNNNNNNNNNNNNNNNNNNNNNNNNNNNNNNNNNNNNNNNNNNNNNNNNNNNNNNNNNNNNNNNNNNNNNNNNNNNNNNNNNNNNNNNNNNNNNNNNNNNNNNNNNNNNNNNNNNNNNNNNNNNNNNNNNNNNNNNNNNNNNNNNNNNNNNNNNNNNNNNNNNNNNNNNNNNNNNNNNNNNNNNNNNNNNNNNNNNNNNNNNNNNNNNNNNNNNNNNNNNNNNNNNNNNNNNNNNNNNNNNNNNNNNNNNNNNNNNNNNNNNNNNNNNNNNNNNNNNNNNNNNNNNNNNNNNNNNNNNNNNNNNNNNNNNNNNNNNNNNNNNNNNNNNNNNNNNNNNNNNNNNNNNNNNNNNNNNNNNNNNNNNNNNNNNNNNNNNNNNNNNNNNNNNNNNNNNNNNNNNNNNNNNNNNNNNNNNNNNNNNNNNNNNNNNNNNNNNNNNNNNNNNNNNNNNNNNNNNNNNNNNNNNNNNNNNNNNNNNNNNNNNNNNNNNNNNNNNNNNNNNNNNNNNNNNNNNNNNNNNNNNNNNNNNNNNNNNNNNNNNNNNNNNNNNNNNNNNNNNNNNNNNNNNNNNNNNNNNNNNNNNNNNNNNNNNNNNNNNNNNNNNNNNNNNNNNNNNNNNNNNNNNNNNNNNNNNNNNNNNNNNNNNNNNNNNNNNNNNNNNNNNNNNNNNNNNNNNNNNNNNNNNNNNNNNNNNNNNNNNNNNNNNNNNNNNNNNNNNNNNNNNNNNNNNNNNNNNNNNNNNNNNNNNNNNNNNNNNNNNNNNNNNNNNNNNNNNNNNNNNNNNNNNNNNNNNNNNNNNNNNNNNNNNNNNNNNNNNNNNNNNNNNNNNNNNNNNNNNNNNNNNNNNNNNNNNNNNNNNNNNNNNNNNNNNNNNNNNNNNNNNNNNNNNNNNNNNNNNNNNNNNNNNNNNNNNNNNNNNNNNNNNNNNNNNNNNNNNNNNNNNNNNNNNNNNNNNNNNNNNNNNNNNNNNNNNNNNNNNNNNNNNNNNNNNNNNNNNNNNNNNNNNNNNNNNNNNNNNNNNNNNNNNNNNNNNNNNNNNNNNNNNNNNNNNNNNNNNNNNNNNNNNNNNNNNNNNNNNNNNNNNNNNNNNNNNNNNNNNNNNNNNNNNNNNNNNNNNNNNNNNNNNNNNNNNNNNNNNNNNNNNNNNNNNNNNNNNNNNNNNNNNNNNNNNNNNNNNNNNNNNNNNNNNNNNNNNNNNNNNNNNNNNNNNNNNNNNNNNNNNNNNNNNNNNNNNNNNNNNNNNNNNNNNNNNNNNNNNNNNNNNNNNNNNNNNNNNNNNNNNNNNNNNNNNNNNNNNNNNNNNNNNNNNNNNNNNNNNNNNNNNNNNNNNNNNNNNNNNNNNNNNNNNNNNNNNNNNNNNNNNNNNNNNNNNNNNNNNNNNNNNNNNNNNNNNNNNNNNNNNNNNNNNNNNNNNNNNNNNNNNNNNNNNNNNNNNNNNNNNNNNNNNNNNNNNNNNNNNNNNNNNNNNNNNNNNNNNNNNNNNNNNNNNNNNNNNNNNNNNNNNNNNNNNNNNNNNNNNNNNNNNNNNNNNNNNNNNNNNNNNNNNNNNNNNNNNNNNNNNNNNNNNNNNNNNNNNNNNNNNNNNNNNNNNNNNNNNNNNNNNNNNNNNNNNNNNNNNNNNNNNNNNNNNNNNNNNNNNNNNNNNNNNNNNNNNNNNNNNNNNNAAAAAAAAAAAAAAAAAAAAAAAAAATTAACTTTGAAATTTAAACGTGGTTCGGTTTTGTGTGGTCTAAGCCGGTTCGGTACGGGTTTAGAGAAACTGTCGGGACGTAAATAAACCAGAGGCAGAAGAGAAGGTGGAGGTTGAGACAGAGGAGGAGGTTGTCCTTTGTGTCAACGAACGCACAAACCCTAAATCCTCTTCTTAGCCCTTCTTTCCTCCATCGTCGAATCTTGATTTAAAAAAAAAAAGTAATAACCTTTTTTACCTTTAGCTTCTCTGTGTGTTATGTTCTGTTTCGTCGAATCTTCGATGCTTGTGTCTTTGCTTCTTCCTCTTCTTGTACTCATTTTGAATTGGTTTCGAGGTTGTAGGTAGAGAAACATTTGGTGGGGCGCCAAGATCATCATGCTCTTCCGCAGGCTCTCAAGACTAGGTTTTCGCATTGCCAAAGAGCTTCCAAAAGGTTATTTCATTTATCTTTGGCTCTATTTTCTTGCAATTGTTGATTTGGATTTGTTCTTTTTTTGCTTTTGGTGGTGGAAGCAGAAGCTCATATGTTGTCTTCTGTAATTTAACTCCATTGTTTATGTTTTGGGGGCAGAGAGGCATTTCTCAGTTTGTGGAAGGAGGATTCTACAGAGGTCTTATGGCCAATATCTGCATTCTTCGGTTAGTCTCTGACCTTTGTTCTCAGTTCGTGAATGTTTATTACACTCTTTACATGGTTCATTGATTAGACAATCTCTTTCCCAAACTCGATAGCTTTAAGATAGAAAAAAGTTTTATTATTAATTAGCCAGTCTGCTCTGATTAAAATGTGGATTCGTTATTAATTAGCCTATCTAAAAGCTTTGTTGAAACTGATTTTAGTTTTCTGTCTCTAGCTAAATCTGAAAAGGGTGGATCCTATGAAATTGATTATAGCTAATTAAAATCATTAGAGGAGAATTAAAAGGTAATGGTTTTGGCTCAAAGAGCTAACCAAAGTGCTTGATATGTCTCTTTTGCCTGCAAGTGAACTAGCTTAGAGATTTTTGATTCATATTTTCTCTTTTTATCTTGATTTGATCTCTTTTTTTTTTTTTTGACAAGGCTGTAACACAGACGCAAACTAGGACTTTTCGGCAAGCCCTTTTCTCAAATAATCATAATCTGTGTACATCCTTTAGCACTTCCTCTGGAACAAGCAGTGAAGAAACAAAAAAGTAAGTGTTCAGATTTATCTTATAAAACATTCAAACTCTTGACAAGAACAAATGCTGACACTGAGAGTTGTATACAGGATAAACGTTATCTTTGTTGATAAAGATGGAGAGGAGATTCATATTAAGGTCCCCATCGGAATGAACATCCTTGAAGCTGCCCATGAAAACGATATAGAACTCGAAGGCACCCTTTTCTTCCATTTCATTCTTTCTTTTGGGTCTGATGCTATACTTTTTTTTTTTTTGCTTAAACCAAGATAGTAGTAATAAGGTTGTTTTTATCTAAATATTCAGGGGCGTGTGAATGTTCTCTGGCGTGTTCGACGTGCCATGTGATTGTTATGGTAAAACTAACTCTCTCTCTCTCTCTTTCTTGCAATTGATTGATCTTGAAGTGTGTTTTCACCAAACTGTGATTGAAAACTAGGACACGGAGTACTACAACAAACTTGAAGAACCTACAGATGAAGAGAACGATATGCTGGATCTTGCTTTCGCCTTAACAGAAACGTGCGTTCCCCCTCTCTCTCTCTCTGTTAAGCTTTAAAATGGTCTCACTCGGGTTCATTGGAGAAATGTTGCTGATATGTTCCATATGAAAATTGTGTATAGGTCGAGGTTGGGATGTCAAGTGATAGCAAAGCCAGAGATAGATGGAATACGCTTAGCCATTCCTTCAGCCACCAGGAATTTCGCAGTTGATGGGTTTGTTCCAAAACCTCACTAAAGCCAATTTCAAAGTCTCTCACACCAGACGATTCTTTTGTTTTCAATGAGTTGAGCTGAGAGTTAACACTTTTGTTTATCATCCGAAAATACATGATAAAACCTTAAGGAGTTTGTAATTCAGAAGGTGAGATTTCACAGTTATCAAGCATTATAAAACTACAATAATCTTCATATCAGATCAGATATATTGATCTTGAAGTGAAGAGATCAGATCAGATCAGACAGTTGAGATTGAGTAAAATATTATAAACTTATTGATATATTCGCTCTTCATAAATAAAAACGTTAAAAGATAAATATTAACACAAGTCTCCATAAGTCATACTGACAAAACCAAAAACAACTAAACCATCCAGAGACGAAACTTATATCAATTCTAGAACTTGGCAACCCGCAATAGAATCCAAGACCCATGAACTACTTGCAGCTCTTGCATTAA
The DNA window shown above is from Brassica oleracea var. oleracea cultivar TO1000 chromosome C3, BOL, whole genome shotgun sequence and carries:
- the LOC106327950 gene encoding adrenodoxin-like protein 2, mitochondrial gives rise to the protein MLFRRLSRLGFRIAKELPKERHFSVCGRRILQRSYGQYLHSSAVTQTQTRTFRQALFSNNHNLCTSFSTSSGTSSEETKKINVIFVDKDGEEIHIKVPIGMNILEAAHENDIELEGACECSLACSTCHVIVMDTEYYNKLEEPTDEENDMLDLAFALTETSRLGCQVIAKPEIDGIRLAIPSATRNFAVDGFVPKPH